The following proteins come from a genomic window of Pirellula staleyi DSM 6068:
- a CDS encoding tubulin-like doman-containing protein, whose amino-acid sequence MSSPLVSRSPEPIPGYRVVQRIGAGGYGEVWTAEAPGQLIKAIKFVYGLLDEDRAARELKALNRIKGVRHPFLLSLERIEVVDSQLLIVTELADCSLKDRYEQCRKAGQTGIAREELLQHLHDAADALDYMSEQHSLQHLDVKPENMLIVGGRIKVADFGLVKDIQDCTASMMGGLTPVYAPPEVFEGRPSKRSDQYSLAIVYQEMLTGMLPFPGKTAAQLAAQHLNARPRLLPLPAYDQTVVGRALSKNPKDRFNSCRELVEMLQSAPRRAAEAAVAAPRSPATPVTGDSATLGKTQAHALAKPSENHDGASDSGNVTDRTAHQSHGAIPSRDGRAQTSRGTSDIERDLDAASDLVQQYGSDTGEPRASGPWTTSLEGLEASLPAIDLPPLKVEPQQVAPPTIVIGIGGTAGRVLSALRKRQADLPAEQQAAMILLDTDSRDLSRAVTQTGSAALDPEDTVHLPLRKTQDYRTDSRKILEWLSRRWLYNIPRSLQTEGLRPLGRLAMVDSSDLIWAKLRQVMKLAISSGSSNQLSPRVIVVASIAGGTGSGMVIDIGYAARQVLAELGHAHAGVSGVLLSGTNRNPQSQQLAQVNSFALLEELAQLEHREAVYPGDGALGLKTPSIGTTPFDHVYVSTLGLEMSAPQYESACQKVADFLAIETQSPSAAFFEGCRREMSSVDNSQLRWLRTFGICQIGFSHDVALDKIAARVGEAVVQRWQGDVKKSDPKKSTRQFGASPSTTVTPPVLSREKEVESQMAQLVESAGLTLEPLMNLLHAAAAEQLGGDPEQVFAALLKHRGNSADLPIDPWLVAVGDLFGRRVLGDELAPIQPSPLRLAIEEQLPRLVAPFTATCRKWFEMMLEDPHYRLRGAQKSVKWLEAHLKGISGQLREMRTRMEQESIQIERALQSIAHPDPKSSRGVKKPTLAEVQAAVLRLCRLRMIETNSALTGQLVVAVQGSLLGVSDWLFDFGRELTHLSQQITGEVAEASESEASPQAEQLLQLKEAVMEQLVSNLDALAAEVDQSLMESTIVPAGGMRAMIMGGNDKREVLLAAMQQQLRRVLLARLEQIDLARLLITDPSSGDGADGKNAVLSQCLTSMLPTESRFGGERRLVCLVPQKSAAGLTPSLVGQRLGKDQFTQDPTLLAQADSDLVICVEQGSLSLAHLAASIIEHRSDLAQLAARLHCRSDIDWQPLLTSSACQ is encoded by the coding sequence CGATTCCTGGCTACCGGGTTGTGCAGCGCATTGGCGCTGGCGGCTACGGCGAAGTCTGGACGGCTGAAGCTCCGGGGCAGCTGATCAAGGCGATCAAGTTCGTCTACGGCTTGCTCGATGAAGACCGTGCAGCGCGCGAGCTCAAAGCGCTCAATCGCATCAAGGGTGTCCGGCATCCGTTCTTGCTCTCGCTCGAGCGGATCGAGGTGGTCGATAGTCAACTGCTGATCGTTACCGAACTTGCCGATTGCAGTTTGAAGGATCGTTACGAGCAGTGCCGCAAAGCGGGACAGACCGGTATTGCTCGCGAAGAGTTGCTGCAGCATCTGCACGATGCCGCCGACGCGCTCGACTACATGAGCGAGCAGCATTCGCTGCAGCACCTTGACGTGAAACCCGAGAACATGCTGATCGTGGGTGGCCGCATTAAGGTGGCCGACTTCGGTCTGGTGAAAGATATTCAAGATTGCACCGCTTCGATGATGGGTGGTTTGACACCCGTTTATGCTCCGCCTGAAGTGTTTGAAGGGCGTCCGAGCAAGCGCAGCGATCAGTATAGTTTGGCGATTGTGTATCAAGAGATGCTGACGGGAATGCTGCCATTTCCCGGGAAAACAGCAGCGCAGCTCGCTGCCCAGCATCTCAATGCGCGTCCCCGTTTATTGCCACTCCCGGCCTACGATCAAACGGTGGTGGGGCGCGCGCTATCGAAGAATCCGAAAGACCGCTTTAACAGCTGCCGCGAACTGGTCGAGATGCTGCAGAGCGCTCCGCGCCGCGCGGCAGAAGCTGCTGTTGCTGCTCCACGTTCGCCCGCAACACCGGTGACTGGCGACAGCGCTACCCTCGGCAAGACACAGGCCCACGCACTTGCTAAACCATCCGAAAACCATGATGGCGCCAGCGACTCAGGTAATGTGACCGACCGCACAGCGCATCAATCGCACGGCGCAATTCCGTCGCGCGATGGCCGAGCCCAAACATCGCGTGGCACGAGTGATATCGAGCGCGATCTCGATGCAGCGAGCGACCTGGTTCAGCAATACGGAAGCGACACGGGTGAGCCGCGTGCAAGTGGTCCGTGGACCACTTCACTCGAAGGACTCGAGGCATCTCTTCCCGCGATCGATCTTCCTCCGCTGAAGGTCGAGCCGCAGCAAGTGGCTCCACCCACCATCGTGATTGGGATTGGTGGCACAGCAGGGCGGGTGCTGAGTGCATTGCGGAAACGCCAGGCTGATCTTCCTGCAGAACAGCAAGCAGCCATGATTCTGCTCGACACCGATTCGCGCGACCTCTCGCGCGCTGTGACGCAGACCGGCAGTGCAGCGCTCGATCCCGAAGATACGGTCCATCTTCCCCTTCGTAAAACGCAGGATTATCGCACCGATTCGCGAAAAATTCTCGAGTGGCTCTCGCGCCGCTGGCTCTACAACATTCCGCGCTCGCTGCAAACCGAAGGGCTTCGTCCTCTGGGGCGTTTGGCGATGGTCGACTCGTCGGACTTGATTTGGGCCAAGCTGCGACAAGTCATGAAGTTGGCAATTTCCAGTGGTAGCAGCAACCAACTTTCACCCCGCGTGATTGTGGTCGCCTCGATCGCTGGCGGAACCGGAAGCGGCATGGTGATCGACATTGGCTACGCCGCACGGCAAGTCTTGGCCGAACTTGGTCACGCGCATGCTGGTGTGAGTGGTGTGCTGCTGTCGGGTACGAATCGCAATCCACAGTCGCAGCAGCTTGCGCAAGTCAATTCGTTCGCACTGCTCGAAGAACTCGCGCAGCTCGAACATCGTGAAGCGGTCTATCCTGGCGATGGTGCGCTGGGACTGAAGACACCTTCCATCGGCACAACGCCGTTTGATCACGTCTATGTCAGTACGCTCGGACTGGAGATGAGCGCTCCGCAGTATGAGTCGGCTTGTCAAAAAGTGGCTGACTTCCTGGCGATCGAAACACAATCGCCATCGGCTGCATTCTTTGAAGGTTGCCGGCGCGAAATGAGCAGCGTCGATAACTCGCAGCTGCGTTGGCTACGCACGTTTGGCATTTGTCAGATTGGTTTTTCGCACGATGTTGCGCTCGACAAGATCGCGGCTCGCGTCGGCGAAGCTGTGGTGCAGCGCTGGCAAGGTGATGTCAAAAAATCCGATCCCAAGAAGTCGACCCGCCAGTTTGGTGCATCCCCTAGCACGACAGTCACGCCCCCCGTTTTGTCGCGGGAAAAGGAAGTGGAATCGCAAATGGCTCAGCTGGTCGAGTCGGCCGGTCTGACGCTCGAACCACTGATGAATTTGCTCCACGCCGCCGCAGCTGAACAGCTGGGGGGCGATCCCGAGCAAGTCTTTGCAGCGCTTTTGAAACATCGTGGCAATAGCGCTGATTTACCGATTGATCCGTGGCTCGTTGCGGTGGGAGATCTGTTCGGACGCCGCGTGCTCGGAGATGAACTAGCGCCGATTCAGCCCAGCCCGCTCCGTTTGGCGATTGAGGAACAATTGCCGCGCCTCGTCGCTCCCTTCACTGCCACTTGTCGCAAGTGGTTCGAGATGATGCTCGAAGATCCTCACTATCGTTTGCGTGGTGCGCAGAAGAGCGTGAAATGGCTCGAAGCGCATTTGAAGGGGATCAGCGGACAGCTGCGCGAAATGCGTACTCGGATGGAACAAGAGTCGATTCAAATCGAACGTGCACTCCAGTCAATTGCCCACCCCGATCCCAAGTCGAGCCGTGGTGTCAAGAAGCCAACGCTTGCAGAAGTGCAAGCCGCAGTACTCCGTTTGTGCCGACTCAGGATGATCGAGACCAACAGCGCCCTCACCGGGCAGCTTGTGGTTGCCGTGCAAGGCTCGCTTCTGGGTGTTAGTGACTGGCTTTTTGATTTTGGTCGAGAACTAACGCATCTGTCGCAGCAAATCACTGGCGAAGTGGCGGAAGCAAGTGAGAGCGAAGCGAGCCCCCAAGCCGAGCAACTGTTGCAGCTCAAAGAAGCTGTGATGGAGCAACTAGTATCGAACCTCGACGCCCTCGCGGCTGAAGTTGATCAATCGTTGATGGAATCGACGATCGTACCGGCTGGCGGCATGCGCGCCATGATCATGGGTGGCAACGACAAACGCGAAGTGCTTCTCGCAGCGATGCAGCAGCAGTTGCGGCGGGTGCTGTTGGCGCGACTCGAGCAGATTGATCTCGCGCGGTTGCTGATCACCGATCCTTCGAGCGGCGACGGTGCGGATGGCAAGAATGCAGTGCTTTCGCAGTGTCTGACTTCGATGCTACCGACCGAAAGTCGCTTTGGTGGCGAGCGTCGCTTGGTCTGCCTTGTCCCGCAGAAAAGTGCCGCCGGACTAACACCATCGCTAGTAGGACAGCGTCTCGGGAAAGATCAGTTCACGCAAGATCCAACCCTTCTAGCGCAGGCGGATAGCGATTTGGTGATCTGTGTGGAGCAGGGGAGTTTGTCGCTCGCGCATCTGGCTGCGTCGATCATCGAGCATCGAAGCGACCTTGCGCAGCTGGCAGCGCGGCTGCATTGCCGCAGCGACATCGATTGGCAGCCGCTCCTGACCTCGAGCGCTTGTCAGTAG
- a CDS encoding FHA domain-containing protein gives MSLAAKLVVVGGEVKTAEIKLRLPSTIGRGRDSTIMLRHPLVSRLHCELYEQDGQLMVRDLGSLNGTFINNQKITESSLPPGELLTVGTVTFRAVYDSADTAASAPPAAAAERTATSAHQATTVRAPAKSKPEAGHHAGNGKSAPPPSITPPSGSDLGGTERADATLEELDDVEEILDPTSLGSGAIEKTESIEEIETIEDEDEDDLNDFLKNIK, from the coding sequence ATGTCACTTGCAGCCAAACTGGTGGTCGTCGGAGGCGAAGTGAAGACAGCGGAGATTAAACTCCGGCTGCCTTCGACCATCGGCCGAGGACGCGACAGTACGATCATGCTGCGGCACCCGCTGGTGAGCCGTCTGCACTGCGAACTGTACGAGCAAGATGGTCAGCTGATGGTGCGCGATCTCGGCTCACTCAACGGCACCTTCATAAACAACCAGAAGATCACGGAATCGTCGCTCCCCCCTGGTGAACTCCTGACGGTCGGAACTGTCACGTTTCGCGCGGTCTACGATTCGGCCGATACAGCGGCGAGTGCTCCACCCGCAGCGGCTGCCGAGCGAACCGCCACCTCTGCGCATCAAGCTACCACCGTCCGAGCACCTGCCAAAAGCAAACCCGAGGCTGGTCATCACGCTGGAAATGGGAAATCGGCTCCCCCTCCTTCCATCACTCCTCCCTCGGGAAGTGATCTCGGCGGCACCGAGCGAGCTGATGCCACGCTCGAAGAACTCGACGACGTGGAGGAAATTCTCGATCCCACTTCGCTCGGCTCTGGCGCCATTGAAAAGACCGAATCGATTGAAGAGATCGAGACGATCGAAGATGAGGATGAAGACGACCTCAACGACTTCCTCAAGAACATCAAATAG
- a CDS encoding BatA domain-containing protein, translating to MAFVNISLLSGALLIAVPILLHLLMKQRPQPYVFPALRLLKLRQLANQRRLQLRHLLLLVLRCAAIVLAALALARPSVASSSMSNWIFASILLVGALLAGALAATSLVRSLARWITIALASLAAIALLASFTVGARALAGGEAVLGDEETPVAAVLLIDNSPRMELKSQNQTRLTVAGDLAQWLIEQLPDDSAVAVMDLRAGSGAFAVDRAAASDAALRLKSSGNVTSLSSALSRAVKLAKSSKLLRKEIYVVTDLAKTAWNPAETSEIEQLLASNSDVQLYVVDVGVERPQNIAMGDLQLEAEQLPLAGQLAIETTISSAALAGDRAVNLKLEESDPTLPVIRDGKLITPPSVLRSTRQVTLADGTSETLRFVVGGLSPGVHQGVIEIASADALTVDDRRYFAIEVRDAAAVLVVAPRGVSTTYITEAIAPTPLRETGQARFRTEVISPAELASKELALYQAVALVDPTPLAPEAWQQLTDYVSQGGGLAVFLGPGADPTKFQQPLVTSLLGGKLSRQTRAPAGVYLAPESYDHPILAPLRQLEASVPWQRFPVFFHWNLDDLQPTARALIPYGNGKPCLVEHRLGRGSVMTMTTPISGSIAPGSPPLWNELATGEDAWPCFVLVNEMMLHLAGTGQSQLNVMCGEAAVLDCDPAEYPDRYQLFTPLDQPQEVRAREDRLVVRFTDQPGNYRLRGTKSGPMVRGFAVNLPAAMTDLTRFTRDELDDLLGKDRFHFARNRDEIRRVVGTDRIGSEFYPLLVGALVIAFALEQLLTSRFYRGEVV from the coding sequence ATGGCTTTTGTAAACATTTCGCTGCTGTCCGGTGCGCTACTCATCGCAGTACCGATCCTGCTACACCTGCTGATGAAGCAGAGGCCGCAGCCTTATGTCTTTCCGGCACTGCGACTTCTGAAGCTTCGACAGCTGGCGAATCAGCGTCGGCTGCAGCTTCGCCATCTACTTCTACTGGTACTTCGCTGCGCGGCGATTGTTCTTGCCGCCCTTGCCCTCGCGCGTCCTAGCGTAGCCAGCAGCTCGATGAGCAATTGGATCTTCGCTTCGATCCTGCTGGTCGGTGCGCTCTTGGCGGGTGCACTCGCCGCCACGTCGCTCGTCCGCTCGCTCGCGCGGTGGATCACCATTGCTTTGGCAAGTTTGGCCGCGATTGCGCTGCTCGCTTCGTTCACCGTGGGAGCCCGCGCACTGGCTGGGGGAGAAGCTGTTCTCGGCGATGAAGAGACTCCCGTGGCTGCTGTGCTGCTGATCGACAACAGCCCGCGCATGGAACTAAAGAGTCAGAACCAAACGCGTCTTACAGTGGCAGGCGATCTGGCGCAGTGGCTCATCGAGCAGTTGCCCGACGATAGTGCGGTGGCTGTGATGGACCTGCGTGCCGGAAGTGGCGCGTTTGCGGTGGATCGAGCGGCAGCCAGCGACGCCGCGCTGCGACTCAAATCCTCGGGCAACGTCACCTCCCTCTCGTCGGCGCTCAGCCGAGCCGTCAAGCTCGCTAAGAGCAGCAAGCTGCTTCGCAAAGAAATCTATGTTGTGACAGATCTCGCAAAAACCGCCTGGAATCCAGCGGAAACAAGCGAGATCGAGCAGCTGCTGGCTTCCAATAGCGACGTGCAATTGTATGTCGTGGATGTAGGGGTCGAGCGTCCTCAGAATATTGCGATGGGAGATTTGCAGCTCGAAGCCGAGCAGCTTCCCCTCGCAGGTCAGTTGGCGATCGAGACAACGATCAGCAGCGCGGCGCTTGCTGGCGATCGCGCGGTGAATCTCAAACTCGAAGAGTCCGATCCCACGTTGCCTGTGATACGCGATGGCAAACTGATCACTCCTCCCTCGGTCCTCCGCAGCACGCGCCAAGTGACATTGGCCGATGGCACGAGCGAGACGCTTCGCTTTGTGGTCGGCGGACTTTCTCCCGGCGTGCATCAAGGGGTAATTGAAATCGCTTCGGCCGATGCGCTCACTGTGGATGATCGTCGCTACTTTGCCATTGAAGTGCGTGATGCAGCTGCGGTGCTGGTGGTAGCGCCACGTGGTGTTTCGACGACTTACATCACCGAGGCGATCGCGCCGACACCACTCCGCGAAACAGGTCAAGCACGCTTTCGTACCGAAGTGATTTCCCCCGCAGAACTTGCTTCGAAGGAGCTCGCGCTCTATCAAGCGGTCGCGCTCGTCGATCCCACGCCACTCGCCCCCGAAGCGTGGCAGCAGCTCACTGACTACGTATCGCAGGGAGGCGGGCTGGCGGTCTTTCTTGGTCCTGGCGCCGATCCGACGAAGTTTCAGCAACCGCTCGTTACCTCACTGCTTGGCGGAAAGCTTTCACGACAAACGCGCGCTCCGGCGGGAGTCTATCTCGCTCCCGAATCGTACGATCATCCAATTTTAGCGCCATTGCGTCAGCTCGAGGCGAGTGTTCCCTGGCAGCGATTTCCGGTGTTTTTTCACTGGAATCTTGATGATCTTCAGCCTACTGCGCGAGCCCTCATTCCCTACGGAAATGGAAAGCCGTGCCTGGTCGAACATCGCCTCGGACGTGGCAGCGTGATGACCATGACCACGCCAATTTCGGGGAGCATCGCGCCGGGTTCGCCACCACTTTGGAACGAACTAGCCACCGGCGAAGATGCGTGGCCTTGCTTTGTGCTCGTCAATGAAATGATGTTGCACCTCGCGGGAACTGGCCAGTCGCAGCTGAACGTGATGTGCGGCGAAGCAGCTGTTCTCGATTGCGATCCAGCGGAATATCCCGATCGCTATCAACTCTTCACACCGCTCGATCAGCCTCAGGAAGTTCGAGCGCGCGAAGATCGTCTCGTCGTTCGCTTCACCGACCAGCCGGGCAACTATCGTTTGCGAGGAACCAAAAGTGGTCCGATGGTGCGTGGTTTCGCTGTGAACCTCCCGGCCGCGATGACCGATCTGACGCGGTTTACCCGAGACGAACTCGACGATTTATTGGGGAAAGATCGCTTTCACTTCGCACGCAATCGCGATGAAATTCGACGCGTCGTTGGCACCGATCGCATTGGCAGCGAGTTCTATCCACTGCTAGTTGGCGCGCTTGTCATTGCGTTTGCTCTCGAGCAACTTCTCACCAGTCGCTTCTATCGTGGCGAGGTGGTGTGA
- a CDS encoding NfeD family protein: MKRQSHRSHSTLVAPRPYARIWFWCVLLPGLLLLALAPSSRGSLLAQADAEKPTADPVKLERLVVPLPIVGNVDTIVRSQIDRWLKTIAADQANVDKRPLLVLEFRPAVGTVGEGSEYERALSLARFLASERLGRVRTVAFVPQSIEGHSVLPILACEQLVIGKDAEIGNAGRDEAALDPTVRRGYSEIAERRQTIPAAVALGMLDNKLAVTIATTPNGRRFVLSEELEKLRAAGEVTQEETLFHEGKSHKLSGRQLRLEFSFASHLASDLRELATALEVPVNDLTRASLPTDGWKPIRMQLSGNITRGEVNGIIRALRAQLEQTDANLLLLEIDCTGGSIDHSRRLAQELVDLRSRLHTVAIVEKQALSDAAIVALSCHELRVTSEARLGGAGAASFTPPQLATAKPAIMQLAEAQSRDWSLMMGMIDRRLEVFPCTREVTGQVRLLSEEEREALEDAAAWKRGEMPVSTLSGIVGSDLIAYGQATPIEQKSDILREFQLESDPPLVQESWALEVIRWMADPRIAGLLLFVGWFALMFEMSSPGVGVPGFIAALCFLLYFWSAFLNGTSGWLEVMLFLFGIICILAEIFFIPGTGFFGIGGAIAVIVSIVLASQTFVIPSNVYQFKQLPFSLSMVAAGLAGGIGAVVFMHKFLPHTPYLKHMMLLPPTGEELEALEQRETIVDLAYLAGKQGVTTTKLVPSGKALFGDELIDVLSDGELIELGTNVVVKEVLGNRVVVKRA, translated from the coding sequence ATGAAACGCCAATCACACCGCAGCCATTCGACACTCGTCGCGCCTCGTCCTTACGCCCGCATCTGGTTTTGGTGCGTGCTTCTTCCGGGGCTATTGCTCCTGGCACTCGCGCCAAGTTCGCGCGGAAGTTTGCTGGCACAAGCCGATGCCGAAAAACCAACAGCCGATCCGGTGAAGCTCGAACGTTTGGTGGTGCCACTCCCCATCGTGGGGAACGTCGACACAATCGTCCGCTCGCAAATCGATCGTTGGCTGAAGACGATCGCAGCCGATCAAGCCAACGTCGACAAACGCCCGCTCCTTGTGCTCGAATTTCGTCCCGCTGTCGGAACTGTTGGTGAGGGGAGCGAGTATGAACGCGCACTTTCTCTCGCACGTTTCCTGGCCAGCGAACGACTAGGACGCGTGCGAACCGTGGCGTTTGTTCCGCAGTCGATCGAAGGACATAGTGTGCTACCGATCCTGGCCTGTGAGCAACTCGTAATCGGTAAGGATGCAGAGATCGGTAACGCCGGGCGCGATGAAGCGGCGCTCGATCCCACAGTGCGGCGCGGCTATAGCGAAATCGCCGAACGACGACAAACGATTCCAGCAGCCGTTGCGCTCGGCATGCTCGATAACAAACTGGCAGTCACAATCGCGACGACACCTAATGGTCGACGTTTTGTACTGAGCGAGGAACTCGAAAAGCTTCGCGCCGCTGGCGAAGTGACGCAAGAGGAAACGCTATTTCACGAGGGAAAGTCGCATAAACTCTCGGGACGCCAATTGCGGCTCGAATTCAGTTTCGCATCGCATCTGGCAAGCGATTTACGCGAACTAGCCACAGCACTCGAAGTTCCGGTGAACGATCTGACGCGCGCGAGTCTGCCAACCGACGGCTGGAAGCCGATCCGCATGCAGCTGAGTGGCAACATCACGCGCGGCGAAGTGAATGGGATCATTCGCGCGCTCCGCGCGCAGCTGGAACAAACCGACGCCAACTTGCTGCTGCTCGAAATCGATTGCACCGGTGGATCGATCGATCACAGCCGACGACTTGCTCAGGAGCTTGTCGATTTACGAAGTCGTTTGCACACTGTGGCGATTGTCGAGAAGCAAGCGCTCAGCGATGCAGCCATTGTAGCTCTCTCGTGCCATGAACTTCGGGTGACGAGCGAAGCACGTCTGGGTGGCGCTGGTGCCGCATCATTTACGCCGCCACAGCTAGCCACGGCCAAGCCTGCCATCATGCAACTCGCTGAAGCGCAGAGTCGCGATTGGTCGCTGATGATGGGTATGATCGACCGACGCCTCGAGGTTTTTCCCTGCACACGCGAAGTAACGGGACAAGTCCGTTTGCTCTCCGAAGAAGAACGCGAAGCACTCGAAGATGCTGCTGCGTGGAAGCGTGGCGAAATGCCGGTCAGCACCCTCTCGGGCATTGTTGGCAGCGATCTTATCGCATACGGACAGGCGACACCCATTGAGCAAAAAAGCGATATTCTGAGGGAATTTCAGCTCGAATCTGACCCGCCTCTTGTTCAAGAGAGCTGGGCTCTCGAAGTTATTCGCTGGATGGCCGACCCACGGATTGCTGGCCTACTGCTATTTGTCGGTTGGTTCGCGCTAATGTTCGAAATGTCGTCGCCAGGTGTTGGCGTTCCTGGATTCATCGCCGCTCTTTGTTTCCTGCTCTACTTCTGGTCGGCGTTTCTCAACGGCACCAGCGGCTGGCTCGAAGTGATGCTGTTCCTGTTCGGAATCATTTGCATCCTCGCCGAGATTTTCTTCATTCCGGGGACTGGATTCTTTGGCATCGGCGGCGCGATTGCGGTGATTGTCAGCATTGTGCTGGCGAGCCAAACCTTTGTGATTCCATCGAATGTCTATCAGTTCAAGCAGCTCCCCTTTTCGCTCTCGATGGTGGCAGCAGGACTCGCGGGTGGCATTGGTGCGGTTGTCTTCATGCATAAGTTTTTGCCACACACACCCTATCTCAAGCATATGATGCTGCTCCCTCCCACGGGCGAAGAACTCGAAGCGCTCGAGCAGCGCGAAACGATCGTCGACCTGGCTTATTTGGCAGGTAAGCAAGGTGTGACCACCACGAAACTTGTCCCTTCTGGCAAAGCTCTTTTTGGTGATGAGCTGATCGATGTGCTGAGCGACGGCGAGCTGATCGAACTCGGTACGAATGTTGTCGTGAAAGAAGTGCTTGGCAACCGTGTGGTTGTTAAACGTGCATAA
- the infA gene encoding translation initiation factor IF-1, whose amino-acid sequence MAEKEEAFIVSGTVTQALANTRFRVQLETGSEVMAHVAGKMRKNFIRIVPGDKVNVELSPYDLTKGRIVYRER is encoded by the coding sequence ATGGCTGAGAAAGAAGAAGCATTTATTGTGAGTGGCACTGTCACCCAAGCCCTTGCTAACACAAGGTTTCGGGTGCAGTTGGAGACCGGAAGTGAAGTGATGGCTCACGTGGCTGGAAAGATGCGAAAGAACTTCATTCGTATTGTTCCTGGCGACAAAGTGAACGTCGAGCTTTCGCCCTACGACCTGACCAAAGGTCGCATCGTGTATCGCGAACGCTAA
- a CDS encoding NfeD family protein — MDAAIWASLLLIAALVVLVLEFIIPSAGILSIVCAVLFIAAIVVGFADSVLTGATIMVVEVVLIPVVLALAIKVWPHTPLGRKMLLTPPENPDDVLPERLQSRELDRLIGKRGIAKSLMLPSGAIEIAGVHYDATSEGQTIELGTKVIVVKVSMNSLVVRPDTTIVAELSDSYQPSRAAQPSKPNQPESDNPLDQQMPDPFA; from the coding sequence ATGGATGCCGCAATCTGGGCCTCGTTACTGCTGATTGCCGCACTGGTTGTGCTCGTGCTGGAATTCATCATTCCCTCAGCCGGCATTCTCTCGATCGTTTGCGCCGTGCTGTTTATCGCCGCGATCGTAGTGGGCTTTGCCGATAGCGTTCTCACCGGCGCCACGATCATGGTGGTGGAAGTGGTGTTGATCCCGGTCGTCTTAGCACTCGCCATCAAAGTGTGGCCCCACACACCTCTCGGTCGCAAGATGCTCCTCACCCCTCCCGAGAATCCCGACGATGTGCTTCCCGAGCGTTTGCAATCGCGCGAGCTCGATCGCTTGATTGGCAAACGTGGGATCGCCAAGTCTTTGATGCTTCCCAGTGGAGCCATCGAAATTGCAGGGGTGCATTACGACGCCACCAGCGAAGGGCAAACGATTGAACTGGGAACCAAAGTCATCGTCGTCAAGGTTTCGATGAACAGTTTGGTGGTCCGTCCCGACACGACGATTGTCGCCGAGCTCAGCGACTCGTATCAGCCTAGCCGAGCTGCACAGCCTTCAAAGCCCAACCAACCCGAGAGCGATAACCCGCTCGATCAGCAGATGCCTGATCCCTTCGCTTAG
- a CDS encoding N-acetyltransferase — MPSDELASPTIRPETSADLSAIRSLTERAFRDAEHTSHTEHFIVDALRNADALSVSLVAEIEGQLVGHIAFSPITCTDGSLQWFGLGPISVHPDYQRIGIGTALVVAGLAALCELDAHGCVVLGEPTFYRRFGFRYDPHCVLEGVPPEYFQMLSIGEQKLRGVVSYHAALGATA; from the coding sequence GTGCCAAGCGATGAACTAGCCTCGCCGACTATTCGGCCCGAAACGAGCGCCGACCTCTCTGCCATCCGATCGCTCACCGAGCGAGCGTTTCGAGATGCGGAGCACACCAGTCACACCGAGCATTTCATCGTCGATGCGCTGCGAAACGCCGACGCACTCTCAGTATCGCTTGTAGCTGAAATCGAGGGACAGCTCGTCGGTCACATCGCCTTTTCGCCCATCACCTGCACGGATGGTTCACTGCAATGGTTCGGGCTCGGTCCGATTTCGGTCCATCCCGATTATCAGCGGATAGGAATTGGAACGGCCCTGGTGGTGGCAGGCCTGGCGGCTTTGTGTGAACTCGATGCTCATGGTTGTGTAGTGCTTGGCGAGCCCACGTTTTACCGACGATTTGGATTTCGTTACGATCCCCACTGTGTTCTCGAAGGCGTACCTCCCGAGTATTTTCAGATGCTCTCGATCGGCGAACAAAAGCTACGTGGAGTAGTGTCGTATCACGCAGCGCTGGGAGCCACCGCGTGA